In Candidatus Aegiribacteria sp., the following are encoded in one genomic region:
- a CDS encoding class I SAM-dependent methyltransferase has protein sequence VTAFDTSPVGVEKTKRLADKALVQLEVFVADINDFRLSETFDVIFSTGVLQYIPKEMRLEALGNYRQFTSPNGINALSVFVKKPFIAGAPDAESVSHSWISGELLNHYQDWRIEFTTEEIFDCMSSGLPHQHAISRVVARKEI, from the coding sequence ATGTTACTGCTTTCGACACTTCACCGGTCGGTGTCGAAAAGACGAAACGTCTTGCGGACAAAGCACTGGTTCAACTTGAGGTGTTTGTTGCCGACATCAACGATTTTCGCCTCAGCGAAACCTTTGATGTTATTTTCTCAACAGGAGTTCTTCAGTACATTCCGAAGGAAATGCGACTGGAAGCTCTTGGAAATTACCGTCAGTTCACCAGTCCGAATGGCATCAATGCTCTGTCCGTCTTTGTTAAGAAACCATTTATTGCCGGTGCCCCTGATGCGGAAAGCGTTTCACACAGCTGGATCTCCGGAGAACTGCTGAATCACTATCAGGATTGGCGAATAGAGTTCACGACAGAAGAGATATTTGACTGCATGTCGAGCGGCTTGCCGCATCAACACGCAATCAGCCGTGTAGTTGCCAGGAAAGAGATATGA
- a CDS encoding LapA family protein, which yields MKLKQVAILTLVLVLVIIVVQNSNVVDVHLLFWKVSMSMIILIFSVALIGFVIGYLSHHFVLERRKNK from the coding sequence ATGAAACTTAAGCAGGTTGCGATTCTGACCCTGGTATTAGTACTTGTTATCATTGTCGTTCAGAACTCCAACGTAGTGGATGTGCATCTTCTTTTCTGGAAGGTTAGCATGTCCATGATAATCCTAATTTTCTCCGTTGCTCTTATAGGTTTTGTGATCGGTTATCTTTCACATCATTTCGTCCTTGAGCGCAGGAAGAACAAATAA
- a CDS encoding trimethylamine methyltransferase family protein has protein sequence MRPVLRLLSNELIERIISEARDILCNLGVEIHNEGVLSMLSDHGAEVDSGKKHVLFTYDIIDKALEAAPDSVELYDVMGSRTHNLTDHNVYFTPGSAAINILDSRSGEIRKPSTADYVEYAKLMSGLDNIASQSTAFIPADVPEKISDSYRLFLSLLYCSKPVVTGAFTINAFNVMKDLQLAIRGSEDALREKPLTIFSCCPTAPLKWSDVTSQNLVDCAKHFIPVEYISMPLSGFMAPVTLVGSIVQHTAETLSGVVLSQLTQPGTPIIYGGSPAAFDVRYETTPMGAVETQMIDCGNNEIGKYLNLPTQAYIALSDAKQLDAQAGLETSMGATLAALSGINSISGPGMLDFESCQSLEKLVVDNEICGMTLRLIRGIEPKEDFPAIPIFEELLKEKHLLIANHTRKYLHDEHYFPGAVIDRANSSRWKEEGSQTIGDRAKKEIERLLEIWEPTELPDDVLAEMTVLMKAEAAKFGMNSLPHENL, from the coding sequence ATGAGACCTGTATTAAGGCTGTTGAGTAATGAACTTATTGAGAGAATAATCTCAGAGGCACGGGATATTCTGTGCAATCTGGGGGTAGAGATTCATAATGAAGGCGTTCTTTCAATGCTTTCTGATCATGGCGCTGAAGTGGATTCAGGGAAAAAGCATGTGCTTTTCACTTATGACATTATCGATAAAGCTCTTGAAGCAGCGCCGGATTCAGTAGAGCTCTACGATGTGATGGGCAGCCGTACACACAATCTTACTGATCATAACGTTTACTTCACGCCCGGTTCTGCGGCGATCAATATTCTTGATTCCAGGAGCGGTGAGATTAGAAAACCGTCAACCGCAGATTATGTGGAGTACGCGAAGCTGATGAGCGGACTGGATAACATCGCCTCCCAGAGTACAGCGTTCATCCCAGCCGATGTTCCCGAGAAGATATCGGACAGCTACAGGCTTTTCCTCAGTCTTCTGTACTGCTCCAAACCTGTGGTAACAGGCGCTTTTACAATCAATGCATTCAATGTGATGAAAGATCTGCAGCTTGCCATCCGTGGATCGGAAGACGCTCTGCGGGAGAAACCTTTAACGATATTCTCCTGTTGTCCGACTGCTCCTTTGAAATGGAGCGATGTCACCTCTCAGAATCTGGTCGACTGCGCTAAGCACTTCATACCTGTTGAATATATTTCAATGCCGCTTTCCGGTTTCATGGCTCCCGTGACTCTGGTTGGATCTATTGTTCAGCATACTGCGGAGACATTGAGCGGTGTCGTACTGAGCCAGCTTACACAGCCCGGAACTCCGATCATCTACGGCGGTTCACCTGCCGCTTTTGATGTTCGGTACGAGACAACACCGATGGGAGCGGTGGAAACGCAGATGATAGATTGCGGAAATAATGAGATAGGTAAATATCTGAATCTTCCTACTCAAGCTTACATTGCTCTGAGCGACGCGAAACAGCTGGACGCGCAGGCGGGACTGGAAACCTCAATGGGCGCGACTCTTGCCGCTCTGTCCGGGATAAACAGCATATCAGGGCCAGGAATGCTTGATTTTGAAAGCTGTCAGAGCCTTGAAAAACTTGTTGTTGATAATGAAATATGTGGAATGACACTCAGGCTGATCAGGGGAATAGAACCGAAGGAGGATTTTCCCGCTATACCCATTTTCGAGGAGCTTCTTAAGGAAAAGCACCTTCTGATTGCCAACCATACAAGAAAGTACCTCCATGATGAGCATTATTTCCCCGGGGCTGTAATTGACCGCGCGAACAGTTCAAGGTGGAAAGAGGAGGGAAGCCAGACCATCGGTGACAGGGCAAAAAAGGAGATTGAAAGACTTTTGGAAATATGGGAACCCACAGAGCTGCCTGATGATGTTCTTGCGGAAATGACAGTTCTGATGAAAGCGGAAGCCGCGAAGTTCGGGATGAATTCACTCCCGCATGAGAACTTATGA
- a CDS encoding corrinoid protein — protein sequence MELLKQISFNLQNGFDETVAELTKEAVEKQIPPDEIMNNGLIAGMNIVGEKFKNHEIFLPDVLLAARAMNSAMEVLKPLLIEDGIPVKGKVVIGSVKDDLHDIGKNLVAILLKGAGFEVIDLGNDVSAEKFISVAAEENADVIGMSALLTTTMPVMKKVVDMAKDEGLYGKVKIIVGGAPVSKAFAKEIGADAYSYDGANAVETVESFFSRDS from the coding sequence ATGGAACTTCTGAAACAGATATCTTTCAATCTGCAGAACGGTTTTGATGAGACAGTGGCTGAGCTGACAAAAGAAGCTGTTGAGAAACAGATACCTCCGGATGAGATAATGAATAACGGTTTGATTGCAGGGATGAACATCGTTGGAGAGAAATTCAAGAATCATGAAATATTTCTTCCCGATGTTCTGCTTGCCGCAAGGGCGATGAATAGTGCTATGGAGGTTCTGAAGCCGCTTCTTATCGAGGATGGGATTCCAGTAAAGGGAAAAGTTGTAATAGGTTCCGTAAAAGATGATCTGCATGATATCGGAAAGAACCTGGTCGCGATTCTACTCAAAGGTGCAGGATTCGAGGTTATTGATCTTGGAAACGATGTCTCTGCGGAGAAGTTCATCAGCGTTGCCGCCGAAGAGAACGCGGATGTAATCGGAATGTCCGCTCTTCTTACCACAACGATGCCGGTCATGAAAAAGGTCGTTGATATGGCAAAAGATGAGGGTCTGTACGGAAAAGTCAAAATCATAGTGGGAGGAGCGCCTGTTTCGAAGGCATTTGCGAAAGAGATCGGTGCTGACGCATACAGTTATGACGGCGCCAATGCCGTTGAAACCGTTGAATCTTTCTTCTCGAGAGATAGTTAA
- a CDS encoding homocysteine S-methyltransferase family protein: MKKILERLNNGEILVADGAMGTMLFEMGLKSGECPEGLNLSRIDILKDIARLYLDAGADIIQTNTFGGSPLKLASYSLEDEAPMINRNAVKAVKSVVEGRAYVSASCGPCGKILKPYGNTDPEDIYESFEIQMQAFAESGCDVICIETMMDLGEMLLALKAAKKKAPGIPVMATMTYDPTPKGFFTIMGDTIEKTSCELEEAGADVVGSNCGNGIENMIRIAREYRKHTTLPLIIQSNAGLPLIENGELIYPETPEFMAQKSKELVDAGVSIIGGCCGTTPEHIQAIRRALGSNLSS; encoded by the coding sequence ATGAAAAAGATTCTTGAACGTTTGAACAATGGTGAAATACTTGTTGCTGACGGAGCCATGGGAACCATGCTGTTCGAAATGGGGCTTAAGAGCGGTGAGTGTCCTGAAGGATTGAACCTCTCAAGGATCGATATACTAAAGGATATTGCAAGGCTCTACCTTGATGCCGGAGCTGACATAATCCAGACGAATACATTCGGGGGATCTCCCCTGAAACTTGCTTCTTACTCTCTTGAGGATGAAGCGCCCATGATAAACAGAAATGCAGTGAAGGCTGTGAAGAGTGTTGTTGAGGGCAGGGCGTATGTGTCAGCCTCCTGCGGCCCCTGCGGAAAGATCCTGAAACCCTATGGTAATACCGATCCTGAGGACATATACGAAAGCTTTGAAATACAGATGCAGGCCTTTGCTGAATCAGGATGTGATGTAATCTGTATCGAGACGATGATGGATCTCGGAGAGATGCTTCTGGCTCTGAAAGCCGCAAAAAAGAAAGCACCTGGAATCCCTGTCATGGCGACCATGACTTACGATCCGACCCCCAAAGGTTTTTTCACGATCATGGGTGATACAATAGAAAAGACATCATGCGAATTGGAAGAAGCTGGCGCGGACGTAGTTGGTTCCAACTGCGGAAACGGAATCGAAAACATGATAAGGATTGCCAGGGAATACAGAAAGCACACTACTCTTCCGCTTATAATCCAGTCAAATGCCGGCCTTCCCTTAATTGAAAACGGGGAACTTATTTACCCGGAAACACCTGAATTCATGGCGCAGAAGTCAAAGGAACTGGTTGATGCCGGCGTGTCGATAATCGGTGGCTGCTGCGGAACAACCCCTGAACATATCCAGGCCATCAGGAGGGCATTGGGGTCAAATCTTTCTTCTTGA
- a CDS encoding class I SAM-dependent methyltransferase: MDMNAGGKKVSTDSRKNLIEKGMRAGDTDMYDEDLVWSRNSGDKIDIGEVLMRVIRTINKALPLSRKLRVLSIGSGSEPQFQILESAFRGGMYLLDIDSVPLSIVKDRIQRQWIEHVTTIMADYNRVLVRPEKAEQFLKDKLDGRKPDLITLHHSLYYCDESVWKEFFVSLYRKILARRGAIHAVMMASNSEDRYSTTWLYNHFAGKFFNCRNDQDLNSFGAALEKNRVFSKAKILRQTHCVNFFVDDFEKFMAVIWMILLYPNVHKYSLEQKEEITDHIFDNFWMKKKPLVQIQDHLVIERNMGSNLSS, encoded by the coding sequence ATGGATATGAATGCAGGAGGAAAGAAAGTGAGTACTGACTCCAGAAAAAATCTGATCGAGAAGGGCATGAGAGCCGGCGATACAGATATGTACGATGAGGATCTGGTCTGGTCGCGGAACAGCGGAGACAAGATAGACATCGGTGAAGTCCTCATGCGGGTAATCAGAACGATTAACAAAGCTTTACCTCTTTCCCGAAAACTACGAGTCCTTTCCATCGGTTCCGGATCTGAACCGCAGTTCCAGATTCTGGAATCAGCCTTCCGTGGAGGTATGTACCTTCTCGATATCGACAGTGTACCTCTTTCCATCGTCAAGGATCGTATTCAAAGGCAATGGATAGAACACGTTACCACTATAATGGCGGATTACAACAGGGTTCTTGTCCGGCCGGAAAAGGCGGAACAGTTCCTGAAGGACAAACTGGACGGTAGAAAACCGGACCTTATCACTCTCCATCATTCTCTTTACTACTGCGATGAATCGGTCTGGAAAGAATTCTTCGTAAGTCTATACCGAAAGATTCTTGCCCGTCGGGGAGCAATCCATGCTGTGATGATGGCTTCAAACAGCGAAGACCGGTACTCCACAACCTGGCTCTACAATCATTTTGCCGGCAAATTTTTCAATTGCCGTAATGATCAGGATCTGAACTCCTTTGGCGCGGCACTGGAGAAGAACAGAGTATTCAGCAAAGCGAAGATTTTAAGGCAAACTCACTGTGTTAATTTCTTTGTTGATGATTTCGAGAAATTCATGGCGGTGATCTGGATGATCCTTCTTTACCCCAACGTGCATAAGTACAGTCTTGAACAGAAAGAGGAGATCACCGATCATATCTTTGACAATTTCTGGATGAAGAAGAAACCGCTTGTTCAGATACAGGATCATCTTGTTATCGAAAGGAACATGGGGTCAAATCTTTCCTCTTGA